The following are encoded in a window of Gammaproteobacteria bacterium genomic DNA:
- the nuoH gene encoding NADH-quinone oxidoreductase subunit NuoH, with protein MFDFIPQAWASTPVTAQIVLKILAIVLPVTLTVAALTYAERKIIGYIQVRIGPNRVGPRGWLQPIADIVKLLMKEIIIPSGANRALFIIGPILSLAPALIAWAVIPFDGTLVLADINAGLLYVLAVTSMGVYGVIIAGWASNSKYAFLGAMRCAAQIVSYEIAMGFALVAVLIAAGSLNLGDIVRAQEGSFAHWFWLPLLPVFLVYFISGVAETNRAPFDVAEGESEIVAGFHVEYSGMAFAVFYLAEYANMILVSALAALIFLGGWLSPFEGIPFVEQVFAWVPGMIWLLLKIAVLLFLFLWFRATFPRYRYDQIMRLGWKVFIPITIVWLIVVGLAVLYKLPWWFD; from the coding sequence ATGTTTGATTTCATCCCCCAAGCATGGGCGAGTACCCCGGTTACCGCACAAATCGTCCTCAAGATCCTGGCGATCGTGTTGCCGGTCACGCTTACCGTGGCTGCGCTGACCTATGCCGAGCGCAAGATCATCGGCTACATCCAGGTGCGCATCGGCCCCAACCGCGTAGGGCCGCGCGGCTGGCTGCAACCGATCGCCGATATCGTCAAGCTGCTGATGAAAGAGATCATCATTCCGTCAGGGGCAAACCGCGCACTGTTTATCATCGGGCCGATCTTGTCGCTGGCGCCGGCCTTGATCGCCTGGGCGGTCATCCCGTTCGACGGCACTCTGGTGCTCGCCGACATCAATGCCGGTCTGCTGTACGTGCTCGCAGTGACCTCGATGGGCGTCTACGGCGTGATCATCGCGGGCTGGGCATCCAACTCCAAGTACGCCTTCCTCGGCGCGATGCGTTGCGCCGCACAGATCGTTTCTTACGAGATCGCCATGGGCTTCGCCCTGGTGGCGGTATTGATCGCGGCGGGGAGTTTGAATCTCGGCGACATCGTGCGCGCGCAGGAGGGCAGTTTCGCGCACTGGTTCTGGTTGCCCTTGCTGCCGGTGTTTTTGGTTTATTTTATCTCCGGCGTGGCGGAGACCAACCGTGCGCCGTTCGACGTCGCCGAGGGCGAGTCGGAGATCGTCGCGGGGTTTCACGTTGAGTATTCCGGCATGGCCTTCGCGGTGTTTTATCTGGCCGAATACGCCAACATGATTCTGGTCTCAGCGCTCGCCGCGCTGATATTCCTGGGCGGCTGGCTGTCGCCGTTTGAAGGCATTCCTTTTGTGGAGCAGGTGTTTGCCTGGGTGCCCGGCATGATCTGGCTGCTCCTCAAGATCGCCGTTTTGCTGTTTTTGTTCTTGTGGTTTCGCGCCACCTTCCCGCGCTACCGCTACGATCAGATCATGCGTTTGGGATGGAAAGTGTTCATTCCCATCACGATTGTATGGTTGATAGTGGTGGGGCTTGCGGTACTCTATAAACTGCCTTGGTGGTTTGACTGA
- the nuoI gene encoding NADH-quinone oxidoreductase subunit NuoI: protein MSAIRNYIKSLFLWELFGGLRLTGKYLFSKKITVQYPEETTPQSNRFRGLHALRRYPNGEERCIACKLCEAVCPAACITIESEQRADGTRRTTRYDIDLFKCIYCGFCEESCPVDAIVETRIFDFHFEKRGDNIITKGKLLEIGDRYEKQIAADRAQDASYR from the coding sequence ATGAGCGCGATACGCAACTATATCAAAAGCCTGTTTCTGTGGGAACTGTTCGGCGGCTTGAGGCTGACCGGTAAATATCTTTTTTCCAAAAAGATCACCGTGCAATACCCGGAAGAGACTACCCCCCAATCCAACCGCTTCCGCGGCCTACACGCCCTGCGCCGCTATCCAAACGGCGAGGAACGCTGTATCGCCTGCAAGCTTTGCGAGGCAGTATGTCCGGCGGCGTGCATCACTATCGAGTCCGAGCAGCGTGCGGACGGCACGCGCCGCACCACGCGCTACGATATAGATTTGTTCAAATGTATTTATTGCGGATTTTGCGAAGAATCCTGCCCCGTGGACGCGATCGTCGAGACCCGGATCTTTGACTTTCACTTCGAAAAGCGGGGAGACAATATCATCACTAAAGGTAAACTGCTCGAGATCGGCGACCGTTATGAAAAGCAGATTGCCGCGGACAGGGCGCAGGATGCTTCTTATCGTTAA
- a CDS encoding NADH-quinone oxidoreductase subunit J → MTEQIIFYLFAAILVGAALMVITVRNPVHAALFLVLAFFTSAAVWLLLEAEFLAITLVLVYVGAVMVLFLFVVMMLDINIAPLREGFARYLPVGGLVAVIIAVEMVVVVGPRHFGLEQVASPANAAADYSNTQALGRVLYTVYAYPFEIASAILLVAIIAAIALTMRKRPQAKYQDPAQQIQVKSADRVRIVKMASEKRIGKRQ, encoded by the coding sequence ATGACTGAACAAATCATCTTTTACCTTTTCGCCGCCATACTTGTCGGAGCGGCGCTCATGGTCATCACGGTGCGCAATCCCGTCCATGCGGCGTTGTTCCTGGTGCTTGCCTTCTTTACCAGCGCTGCGGTGTGGCTGCTGCTCGAGGCCGAGTTCCTGGCCATTACCCTGGTGCTGGTTTACGTGGGCGCCGTCATGGTGCTGTTCCTGTTTGTCGTGATGATGCTCGACATCAACATCGCCCCTTTGAGAGAGGGATTTGCCCGCTATCTTCCGGTTGGAGGGCTGGTGGCGGTGATTATCGCCGTGGAGATGGTAGTCGTGGTGGGGCCGCGTCACTTTGGTCTGGAACAAGTGGCGAGCCCTGCGAATGCTGCTGCGGATTACAGCAATACCCAGGCATTGGGCCGTGTGCTTTATACTGTTTATGCCTACCCATTTGAAATCGCCTCGGCGATTCTGCTGGTAGCGATCATCGCCGCGATCGCCTTGACCATGCGCAAGCGTCCTCAGGCCAAGTATCAGGATCCCGCGCAGCAGATACAGGTGAAGAGCGCGGATCGGGTGCGCATCGTGAAGATGGCGTCCGAAAAGCGGATAGGGAAACGGCAGTGA
- the nuoK gene encoding NADH-quinone oxidoreductase subunit NuoK — protein MIALSDFLILGAALFCISMAGIFLNRKNVIILLMAIELMLLSVNMNFIAFSHYLGDSAGQVFVFFILTVAAAESAIGLAILVVLFRNRGTINVDDLDSLKG, from the coding sequence GTGATTGCATTATCTGATTTTTTGATTCTGGGGGCGGCCTTGTTCTGCATCAGCATGGCCGGAATCTTCCTCAACCGCAAAAATGTCATCATTCTGTTGATGGCGATTGAGTTGATGCTGCTCTCGGTCAACATGAACTTCATCGCCTTTTCTCATTATTTAGGGGACAGCGCCGGCCAGGTTTTCGTGTTCTTCATTCTCACTGTCGCCGCGGCGGAGTCCGCGATCGGCCTTGCAATACTCGTGGTGCTGTTCCGCAACCGGGGCACTATCAACGTTGATGACCTGGACTCCTTGAAAGGCTAG